A stretch of the Luteimonas sp. JM171 genome encodes the following:
- a CDS encoding carboxy terminal-processing peptidase, with product MKASRLISAALVALALSVPLALMARSSGEDAIPASATQDQVRTSRLVYGLLSDSRFVYRPRAMDAQMSSDIFDNYLEALDGNKMFFTARDLEQFEQYRDRMGPAVREGDLEPAYTIYALYKERVEDRVEHARGLLDEDIFDFTGDDRWEYDREDAEWASASELDAIWRQSVRNDWLRLKLAGREADEIRATLDRRYQNLANNVGQLKGEDAFQTFLNAYTASIDPHTDYFNPRSTELFNQNMSLSLEGIGAQLQKQDDVVVIRELIPGGPAAMSGKFRPGDRITGVGQGEDGPIEDVVGWRIDDVVEKIKGPKGTQVRLEVVPAGSGMDSEPVEIVLTRARVQLEEQAAKSEVIEIPGEGEAADKRIGVIELPAFYQDFQGRRNRDGEYTSATRDVAKLLEQFKADGVDGVVLDLRQNGGGSLNEAVELTGLFIDTGPVVQVRESGGRVNVEGVRTPGVAWEGPLAVLVNRGSASASEIFAGAIQDYGRGLVIGETTFGKGTVQNLIDLDRMPAGEGKRYGSVKLTVAQFYLPGGSSTQNKGVVPDILFPVTVDADEFGESTYDNALPWNRIAEVAHTNYGDFTPILPRLTALHEARVAEDHEFQWFLEDVEEMRAERAKKYVVLNEAERRAQRDREDRKRRERQEIRRELGLPLDPLAEERDDGLNASERDVTVDTALEKAAEERPDPQLHESAAILADAMRLLEGDRQLSAQVLPESTRPGSWAR from the coding sequence ATGAAAGCCTCCCGCCTGATCTCCGCCGCGCTGGTTGCCCTGGCCCTTTCGGTGCCGCTGGCGCTGATGGCCCGTTCCAGCGGCGAAGACGCCATCCCGGCATCGGCCACCCAGGACCAGGTCCGCACTTCGCGGCTGGTCTACGGCCTGCTGTCGGACAGCCGGTTCGTCTACCGGCCGCGGGCCATGGATGCGCAGATGTCCTCGGACATCTTCGACAACTACCTGGAAGCGCTCGACGGCAACAAGATGTTCTTCACCGCCCGCGACCTGGAGCAGTTCGAGCAGTATCGCGACCGGATGGGCCCGGCGGTGCGCGAGGGCGACCTGGAGCCGGCCTACACCATCTACGCGCTCTACAAGGAGCGCGTGGAGGACCGGGTGGAGCACGCGCGCGGCCTGCTGGACGAGGACATCTTCGATTTCACCGGCGATGACCGCTGGGAATATGACCGCGAGGACGCGGAGTGGGCGAGCGCCAGCGAGCTGGATGCCATCTGGCGCCAGTCGGTGCGCAATGACTGGCTGCGCCTGAAGCTCGCCGGCCGCGAGGCCGACGAGATCCGGGCCACGCTGGATCGCCGCTACCAGAACCTGGCCAACAACGTGGGCCAGCTCAAGGGCGAGGACGCCTTCCAGACGTTCCTCAACGCCTACACGGCGTCGATCGACCCGCACACCGATTACTTCAACCCGCGCAGCACCGAGCTGTTCAACCAGAACATGTCGCTGTCGCTGGAAGGCATTGGCGCCCAGCTGCAGAAGCAGGACGACGTGGTGGTGATCCGCGAGCTGATCCCCGGTGGCCCGGCGGCCATGAGCGGCAAGTTCCGGCCCGGCGACCGCATCACCGGGGTGGGCCAGGGCGAGGACGGCCCGATCGAGGACGTGGTGGGCTGGCGCATCGACGACGTGGTCGAGAAGATCAAGGGTCCCAAGGGCACCCAGGTGCGGCTGGAAGTCGTGCCCGCCGGATCGGGGATGGACAGCGAGCCGGTCGAGATCGTGCTGACCCGGGCGCGCGTGCAGCTCGAGGAGCAGGCCGCCAAGTCCGAGGTCATCGAGATCCCCGGCGAGGGCGAAGCTGCCGACAAGCGCATCGGCGTGATCGAGCTGCCGGCGTTCTACCAGGATTTCCAGGGCCGCAGGAACCGCGATGGCGAGTACACCTCGGCCACGCGTGACGTGGCGAAGCTGCTGGAGCAGTTCAAGGCCGACGGGGTGGATGGCGTGGTGCTGGACCTGCGCCAGAACGGCGGCGGATCGCTCAACGAGGCGGTCGAGCTCACCGGGCTGTTCATCGACACCGGACCGGTGGTGCAGGTGCGCGAGTCGGGCGGCCGGGTGAACGTGGAGGGCGTGCGCACGCCGGGCGTGGCCTGGGAGGGCCCGCTGGCGGTGCTGGTCAATCGTGGTTCGGCCTCCGCCTCGGAGATTTTCGCCGGCGCCATCCAGGACTACGGGCGCGGCCTGGTGATCGGCGAGACCACCTTCGGCAAGGGCACCGTGCAGAACCTGATCGACCTGGACCGCATGCCGGCCGGCGAGGGCAAGCGCTACGGTTCGGTCAAGCTCACCGTCGCCCAGTTCTACCTGCCGGGCGGCAGCAGCACGCAGAACAAGGGCGTGGTGCCGGACATCCTGTTCCCGGTCACGGTGGATGCAGATGAGTTTGGCGAGAGCACCTATGACAACGCGCTGCCGTGGAATCGGATCGCCGAGGTGGCGCACACGAACTATGGCGATTTCACGCCGATCCTGCCCCGCCTGACCGCGCTGCACGAGGCGCGGGTGGCCGAGGACCACGAGTTCCAGTGGTTCCTGGAGGACGTGGAGGAGATGCGCGCCGAGCGGGCCAAGAAGTACGTGGTGCTCAACGAGGCCGAGCGCCGGGCCCAGCGCGACCGCGAGGATCGCAAGCGCCGGGAGCGCCAGGAGATCCGCCGCGAGCTGGGTCTGCCGCTGGATCCGCTGGCCGAGGAGCGCGATGACGGGCTCAACGCCAGCGAGCGCGACGTCACCGTGGATACCGCGCTGGAGAAGGCGGCGGAGGAGCGGCCTGACCCGCAGTTGCATGAGTCGGCGGCGATCCTGGCCGATGCCATGCGCCTGCTGGAGGGCGATCGTCAGCTGTCGGCGCAGGTGCTGCCCGAATCCACCCGGCCCGGCAGCTGGGCCCGCTGA
- the rarD gene encoding EamA family transporter RarD: MRSSDSVDRRGLWTAVAAFVLWGLMPLYWHLLKVVPSLQIVLHRVIWGALLVAAWLFFKYGRGWLRETLSLPGAAWMLALSGALIAFNWGLYIWAVNAGHVVETSLGYFINPLLNVLIGVLLLRERLNAVQWTSVAIAGAGVLWLTFNYGSFPWIALALACSFGLYGLVRRQLGVGPVRGLGVESMYMLPVALALLAWTAGTPQGGGLFAWGVPVAALLVLAGALTALPLIGFAFAVRRIPFTLIGLLQYIAPTLQLLCGVFFFGEPFGTDRAIGFGFIWVALAIFAGDGLLRARRRAVAPVA; the protein is encoded by the coding sequence ATGCGGAGCAGCGACAGCGTTGACCGCCGTGGCCTGTGGACCGCGGTCGCGGCATTCGTGCTGTGGGGGCTGATGCCCCTGTACTGGCACCTGCTCAAGGTCGTGCCATCGCTGCAGATCGTCCTGCACCGGGTCATCTGGGGCGCGCTGCTGGTGGCCGCGTGGCTCTTCTTCAAGTACGGCCGCGGCTGGCTGCGCGAAACCCTCTCGCTGCCTGGCGCAGCGTGGATGCTGGCATTGAGCGGCGCGCTGATCGCCTTCAATTGGGGCCTGTACATCTGGGCGGTCAACGCCGGCCACGTGGTCGAGACCAGCCTGGGCTATTTCATCAATCCGCTGCTCAACGTGCTGATCGGCGTTCTGCTGCTGCGCGAGCGGCTGAACGCGGTGCAGTGGACATCGGTGGCCATTGCCGGGGCAGGCGTGCTGTGGCTGACGTTCAACTATGGCAGCTTCCCGTGGATCGCCCTGGCGCTGGCGTGCTCGTTCGGGCTCTATGGGCTGGTCCGGCGCCAGCTGGGGGTGGGGCCGGTGCGCGGGCTCGGGGTGGAAAGCATGTATATGCTGCCGGTGGCGCTGGCACTGCTGGCCTGGACCGCGGGTACGCCCCAGGGCGGCGGCCTGTTTGCCTGGGGCGTTCCGGTGGCCGCGCTGCTGGTACTGGCCGGCGCCCTGACCGCGCTTCCGCTGATCGGGTTTGCGTTCGCGGTCAGGCGCATCCCGTTCACGCTGATCGGGCTGCTGCAGTACATCGCGCCCACGCTGCAGCTGCTGTGCGGGGTGTTCTTCTTCGGCGAGCCGTTCGGGACCGACCGCGCGATCGGCTTCGGATTCATCTGGGTGGCGCTGGCCATCTTTGCCGGTGACGGGCTGCTTCGCGCGCGGCGCCGCGCCGTCGCGCCCGTGGCCTGA